The sequence below is a genomic window from Ottowia sp. SB7-C50.
GCCCTGCGGGTCGAAGGTGAGGATGTCGTTGGCGCCGGCGATGCGCAGTGTCGCGGCCTGCGCCCCGCCAGCCAGCGCCAGAACGGCCAGCGCCAGCGCGCCGCGGACAAGGGAAGAACGTGCCATCAGAGGACCCATTTCCTGAAGTTGCAAAGCACCCATGCTACCCAACTTCCCCGCTGCGGCTACGCGGTTTTCCCCCTATGCCGCGCAGGGCCTAACGGGCAACGATGCACCTAAATTGATAGCTGCTTGCGCATGATAGGCAAGCGCCGCAGTCTTATTGAAGTGAAGCCCAGGCAGCGCAGTGCCGATACTGAAATACGAAAGCCCGCGGCAGCGGGCTTTCGTTGTTCGAGGGCACCCGCGGAAGGGCTTGGCCCGCCCGCTGGGTGCGTCCCCCTTAGGGGGAAGGCGCGTCAGCGCCTCAGGGGGCCGTCAAAATTTCGGCATGTTGAACTTCGGCGGCACACCCATGCGCGTGTTGATCAGCCACTGCTGCGCGATGGTCAGCACGTTGTTGGTGATCCAGTACAACACCAGGCCGGCCGGGAAGAAGAAGAACATTACGCTGAAGATCAGCGGCATGAACCACATCATCTTGGCCTGCATCGGGTCGGGCGGCAGCGGGTTGAGCGCCGTCTGCAGCAGCGTGGTCAGCGTCATGATCACGGGCAGGATGAAGTACGGGTCCTTCACCGACAAGTCCTTGATCCACAGGATCCAGGGCGCGCCGCGCATTTCGACGCTGGACAGCAGCACCCAGTACAGCGCAATGAACACGGGAATCTGGATCATGATGGGCAGGCAGCCGCCCATGGGGTTGACCTTTTCCTCGCGGTAGACGCGCATCATCTCCATCTGCATCTGCTGCGGGTTGTCCTTGTAGCGCTCGCGCAGCTCCATCACCTTGGGGTTGATGGCCTTCATCCTGGCCATGCTCTGGTAGGCCTTGGCGTTGAGCCAGTAGAAGGCGATCTTCAGCAGCACCACCAGCGCGATGATCGACCAGCCCCAGTTGCCGATGAAGCCGTGCAGCTTGTCGAGCAGCCAGTACAGCGGCTTGGACAGGATGGTGAAGAAACCGTAGTCCTTCACCAGTTCCAGCCCCGGCGCAATGCTTTCCAGCACTTTTTCTTCCTGCGGGCCGATGAACAGGCGCGCGTCGACCGCGCGCGTGGCGCCGGGCTCCACCGCGCCGACCGCGCTGATGGCGCCGACGGCGTACAGGTTGTTGTCGATCTTGCGCGCGAAGTTCTCGCGCGGCGCGCCCGTCGCCGGCAGCCAGGCGCTGGCGAAGTAGTGCTGCACCATGGCCACCCAGCCGTCGGGCGACTGGGTGACGAATTCGGCCTTGCCCTTCTCGATGTCGGAGAACTCGACCTTCTGGTACTTCTTGGCGTCGGTGTAGACCGCCGGGCCGGTGAAGGTGGAATAGAACGACGATTCGCCCGGCGGCTTGTTGCCGTCGCGCACCAGTTGCAGGTACAGCTGCGGATTGACCGGCTGGCCGCTGCGGTTGATGACCTCGTGCTTCACGTCGATCACGTACGCGCCGCGCTTGAGCGTGTAGGTCTTGACCAGCCGCACGCCGCCCTGTTCGGGCGATTCGAAGCGCAACACCAGTTCATTCGCGCCATCGGCCAGGCGGCGTTCGCCGCTGAAGGCCATGGGCGTCTTGTGGGTGGGGAAGGGGCCGCCAATCAGGCCAGACTGCGCCTGGTAGACCCGGTTGGCGCTGTTGTCCAGCAGCACGAAGGGGTGGCCCGGCTGGCCCTGCTCGTCGTACTTGAGGAATTCGCTCTTGACG
It includes:
- the yidC gene encoding membrane protein insertase YidC produces the protein MNDIRRTILWVIFAFSLIMLWDQWQVHNGNKATFFPGATPTSATRASAPASAVPAATGVPSATPSAPVAAGLPPGQAAATSPSAAAAPSERIEVTTDVLKLVFDTEGGSIVKSEFLKYDEQGQPGHPFVLLDNSANRVYQAQSGLIGGPFPTHKTPMAFSGERRLADGANELVLRFESPEQGGVRLVKTYTLKRGAYVIDVKHEVINRSGQPVNPQLYLQLVRDGNKPPGESSFYSTFTGPAVYTDAKKYQKVEFSDIEKGKAEFVTQSPDGWVAMVQHYFASAWLPATGAPRENFARKIDNNLYAVGAISAVGAVEPGATRAVDARLFIGPQEEKVLESIAPGLELVKDYGFFTILSKPLYWLLDKLHGFIGNWGWSIIALVVLLKIAFYWLNAKAYQSMARMKAINPKVMELRERYKDNPQQMQMEMMRVYREEKVNPMGGCLPIMIQIPVFIALYWVLLSSVEMRGAPWILWIKDLSVKDPYFILPVIMTLTTLLQTALNPLPPDPMQAKMMWFMPLIFSVMFFFFPAGLVLYWITNNVLTIAQQWLINTRMGVPPKFNMPKF